One genomic region from Haloterrigena gelatinilytica encodes:
- a CDS encoding uracil-DNA glycosylase, producing the protein MTDVSPSDTDPAYPTDRNVVEPDCERCPALAEHRECISWGTGPLDASVLVIGEAPGPGTPDAERWRGGNWTGKAYTSRHSGRRIRRMLERVGYGDDAYYTNAVKCFPADPEDPTSNREPTPAERTNCRGHLLTEIETVDPDVVLATGKHATASVLAAEDRTLEGFIDTVLEPVDCERLETTLLPILHPSYQDVWIGRLGYEPEEYLAAIGEALEESCGPGSE; encoded by the coding sequence CTGACGGACGTGTCTCCCTCCGACACCGATCCGGCCTATCCGACCGACCGAAACGTCGTCGAACCCGACTGCGAGCGCTGTCCGGCGCTCGCCGAGCACCGCGAGTGCATCTCGTGGGGGACGGGACCGCTCGACGCCAGCGTGCTGGTGATCGGGGAGGCCCCCGGTCCCGGGACCCCCGACGCCGAGCGCTGGCGGGGCGGCAACTGGACCGGCAAGGCCTACACCTCCCGTCACTCCGGCCGGCGCATCCGCCGGATGCTCGAGCGGGTCGGCTACGGCGACGACGCCTACTACACGAACGCCGTGAAGTGTTTTCCAGCCGATCCCGAAGACCCCACGAGTAACCGAGAACCGACGCCCGCGGAGCGGACGAACTGCCGCGGCCACCTGCTGACCGAGATCGAGACCGTCGATCCCGACGTCGTCCTCGCGACCGGGAAACACGCGACGGCGAGCGTCCTCGCGGCCGAAGACCGCACCCTCGAGGGCTTCATCGACACGGTCCTCGAACCGGTGGACTGTGAGCGACTCGAGACGACGCTCCTGCCGATCCTGCACCCTTCGTATCAAGACGTCTGGATCGGACGGCTGGGATACGAACCCGAGGAATATCTCGCGGCGATCGGCGAGGCGCTCGAGGAGTCGTGTGGTCCGGGCAGCGAGTAG
- a CDS encoding NTP transferase domain-containing protein has translation MRGVILAAGRGRRMRPYTDDVPKAFLEFDGRTLYDRQRDLLEPYADGTSVVLGYRHETVLERYEPVDPIVLEGWDRYENAASLLLALERIDDDLLVINGDVLVDEREVGRLAGAFDALDGRLNLVGCIPGLQSAETAIRWDETGRVSAYGLIEGHQHAGFGVVSREHRTAAMRILRERLRDWYPCVYPRTPTRPLLIPAERHVELNRPTDLGRLRAWLASDRIRCA, from the coding sequence ATGCGGGGCGTGATCCTCGCCGCGGGACGGGGCCGGCGGATGCGACCGTACACCGACGACGTTCCGAAGGCCTTCCTCGAGTTCGACGGCCGGACGCTGTACGATCGACAGCGCGACCTGCTCGAGCCGTACGCGGACGGAACGAGCGTCGTACTGGGATACCGTCACGAGACCGTTCTCGAGCGGTACGAGCCCGTCGATCCGATCGTCCTCGAGGGCTGGGACCGGTACGAGAACGCCGCGTCGCTGCTCCTCGCGCTCGAGCGGATCGACGACGATCTGCTGGTGATAAACGGCGACGTCCTCGTCGACGAACGGGAGGTCGGTCGGCTGGCGGGAGCGTTCGACGCCCTCGACGGCCGGCTCAACCTCGTCGGATGCATTCCGGGGCTCCAGAGCGCGGAGACGGCGATTCGGTGGGACGAGACGGGACGCGTCTCGGCGTACGGACTCATCGAGGGTCACCAGCACGCCGGCTTCGGCGTCGTGAGCCGCGAGCACCGAACGGCCGCGATGCGAATCCTGCGCGAACGGCTCCGGGACTGGTACCCCTGCGTCTACCCGCGGACGCCGACGCGGCCGCTGTTGATCCCGGCCGAGCGACACGTGGAGCTCAATCGACCGACCGACCTCGGCCGACTGCGAGCGTGGCTCGCCTCCGATCGGATCCGGTGTGCGTGA
- a CDS encoding universal stress protein translates to MPDTGDHRVLVPVAVLRGEGVPTTIVDAFASIPVVLLGYHEVPEQTSPDQARDQYQRRAARELEERRSVFEAAGCPVTSRLVFTHDRFKTFERVAVEAECDAVLILNPAPVLERFLVAIRSDINVEHKARLVATVLDGTEIDVTLFHVVADERDRNRGDELLATTADALEDAGVGRDRISRSVVVADSPTEAILEAADEHDAIVAGESRPSIRRYVLRDRAERIAKRTADPVLVVRGEYLEPADEEEERDAAAE, encoded by the coding sequence ATGCCTGACACTGGCGATCACCGCGTGCTCGTTCCCGTCGCGGTACTCCGCGGGGAGGGCGTTCCCACGACCATCGTCGACGCGTTCGCGTCGATCCCGGTCGTCTTGCTCGGGTATCACGAAGTCCCCGAACAGACGTCGCCGGATCAGGCGCGCGATCAGTACCAGCGGCGAGCCGCGCGCGAACTCGAGGAGCGTCGGTCGGTGTTCGAAGCCGCCGGCTGTCCCGTCACCTCGCGGCTCGTGTTCACGCACGATCGCTTCAAGACGTTCGAACGCGTCGCGGTCGAAGCGGAGTGTGACGCCGTCTTGATTCTCAATCCGGCGCCGGTCCTCGAGCGGTTTCTCGTCGCGATTCGGAGCGACATTAACGTCGAGCACAAGGCGCGACTCGTCGCCACGGTGCTGGACGGGACGGAGATCGACGTGACCCTCTTTCACGTCGTCGCGGACGAACGAGACCGGAATCGAGGGGACGAACTGCTCGCGACGACGGCCGACGCGCTCGAGGACGCGGGGGTCGGCCGCGATCGGATCTCTCGCTCGGTCGTCGTCGCCGACTCGCCGACGGAGGCGATCCTCGAGGCCGCGGACGAACACGACGCGATCGTCGCGGGCGAGAGTCGACCGTCGATCCGTCGGTACGTCCTTCGAGACCGCGCCGAGCGGATCGCGAAGCGGACGGCCGATCCGGTCCTCGTCGTCCGCGGAGAGTACCTCGAGCCCGCCGACGAGGAGGAGGAACGCGACGCTGCAGCCGAGTAA
- the fer gene encoding ferredoxin Fer encodes MPTVEYLNYEVLDDQGWDMDDDDLFEQAADAGLDEEDYGTLDVAEGEYILEAAEAQGYDWPFSCRAGACANCAAIVFEGEIDMDMQQILSDEEVEEKNVRLTCIGSAETDEVKIVYNAKHLDYLQNRVI; translated from the coding sequence ATGCCCACGGTAGAATACCTCAACTACGAAGTACTGGACGACCAGGGCTGGGACATGGACGACGACGACCTCTTCGAGCAGGCCGCCGACGCCGGCCTCGACGAGGAGGACTACGGTACCCTCGACGTCGCCGAGGGCGAGTACATCCTCGAGGCCGCCGAGGCGCAGGGCTACGACTGGCCCTTCTCGTGTCGCGCAGGCGCCTGCGCGAACTGCGCGGCCATCGTCTTCGAGGGCGAGATCGACATGGACATGCAGCAGATCCTCTCGGACGAGGAGGTCGAGGAGAAGAACGTCCGCCTGACCTGCATCGGTTCCGCCGAGACCGACGAGGTCAAGATCGTGTACAACGCCAAGCACCTCGACTACCTCCAGAACCGCGTCATTTAA
- a CDS encoding inorganic phosphate transporter, with product MNAEPLLIVGILTAIFVGYNIGGSTTGPAFGPAVGANVITKVMAAGLMSVFFFIGAYTIGPQVVTTLGEELVTDTSIFTLRSNVAVLFFIGGALFVGNYAGVPASTSMTAVGAIAALGLATGELDWSVLGEIVVWWIVAPIIGFWVAGVVGRYFYPRINAWVAIEGSTGGEPMISVDRSSVVPRLRFGADGDRREVTGAFVVVGIGCLMGFSSGTSNIANAIAPIYGTGDVDMVTLILIGSAAVAVGCFTIARRTLDTLGNDITNLPLTAAIVVAVISSTIVVGLSAIGIPASFVVIATMSIVGLGWGRATRTTTLSDAARGEETRVSVGALTAEEEGEQSPDIGEEEPEDIPKASDLFDPSTTARVILMQNVVPIISTVGAFITFRFVPIFGF from the coding sequence GTGAACGCGGAACCGCTGCTTATCGTCGGAATCCTCACCGCGATCTTCGTCGGCTACAACATCGGCGGCTCGACGACGGGACCGGCGTTCGGTCCGGCCGTCGGCGCGAACGTCATCACGAAGGTGATGGCCGCCGGGCTGATGTCGGTCTTCTTCTTTATCGGGGCCTACACCATCGGTCCGCAGGTCGTCACCACGCTCGGCGAGGAGCTCGTCACCGACACCTCGATCTTCACGCTGCGCTCGAACGTCGCCGTCCTCTTCTTCATCGGCGGCGCGCTGTTCGTCGGCAACTACGCCGGCGTCCCGGCCTCGACGTCGATGACCGCCGTCGGCGCCATCGCCGCCCTCGGGCTGGCGACCGGCGAACTCGACTGGTCGGTACTGGGCGAGATCGTCGTCTGGTGGATCGTCGCGCCGATCATCGGCTTCTGGGTGGCCGGCGTCGTCGGCCGGTACTTCTACCCGCGGATCAACGCCTGGGTCGCCATCGAGGGGAGCACGGGCGGCGAGCCGATGATCTCGGTCGACCGGTCCAGTGTCGTGCCGCGTCTCCGGTTCGGGGCCGACGGCGACCGGCGGGAGGTCACCGGCGCGTTCGTCGTCGTCGGCATCGGCTGTCTGATGGGCTTTTCCTCGGGGACGAGCAACATCGCCAACGCGATCGCCCCGATCTACGGCACCGGCGACGTCGACATGGTGACGCTGATCCTGATCGGATCCGCGGCCGTCGCCGTCGGCTGTTTCACCATCGCCCGCCGGACGCTCGACACGCTGGGCAACGACATCACGAACCTGCCGCTGACGGCCGCGATCGTCGTCGCTGTCATCAGTTCGACCATCGTCGTCGGCCTCTCCGCGATCGGCATCCCCGCGAGTTTCGTCGTCATCGCGACGATGAGCATCGTCGGATTGGGCTGGGGACGCGCGACGCGGACGACGACGCTGTCAGACGCCGCTCGCGGCGAAGAGACCCGCGTCTCCGTCGGCGCACTCACCGCCGAAGAGGAGGGCGAACAGTCCCCCGACATCGGCGAGGAGGAGCCCGAAGACATCCCGAAGGCGTCGGACCTCTTCGATCCATCGACGACCGCCCGCGTCATCCTCATGCAAAACGTCGTCCCGATCATCTCGACCGTCGGCGCGTTCATCACGTTCCGATTCGTGCCGATATTCGGCTTCTAG
- a CDS encoding universal stress protein — MTRVLVPLTVLEGESVSPGLVRLLEPVDVTVLGYHVLPEQTPPDQARLQYGERATDALADLATAFEDDGREADYRLAFTHDRDQTIDRVAAETESRAYVITGAAGSVDRLFVALTGDVAVDRILEFVVELVGDREIGVTLFLATDAEADGRLALEEAVETLSRRGIDAASTLVVSEGPLDAVSGAPFDALREAAAEHDAIVVGEHAPSLQSFLLGEKPERIAAESVGPVLVVRPPARDASSASLSDSS, encoded by the coding sequence ATGACGCGCGTCCTCGTTCCGCTGACCGTGCTCGAGGGCGAATCGGTTTCGCCCGGACTCGTCCGCCTGCTCGAGCCGGTCGACGTGACCGTCCTCGGCTACCACGTCCTGCCCGAGCAGACGCCGCCGGATCAGGCGCGGCTCCAGTACGGCGAGCGGGCGACCGACGCGCTCGCCGACCTGGCGACGGCGTTCGAGGACGACGGACGCGAGGCCGACTACCGGCTCGCGTTCACGCACGATCGGGACCAGACGATCGATCGAGTCGCCGCCGAGACGGAGTCGCGAGCGTACGTCATCACGGGCGCCGCGGGATCGGTCGATCGACTCTTCGTGGCGCTCACCGGCGACGTCGCCGTCGACCGCATCCTCGAGTTCGTCGTCGAACTGGTCGGCGACCGCGAGATCGGCGTCACGCTGTTCCTCGCGACCGACGCGGAGGCCGACGGCCGACTGGCGCTCGAGGAGGCCGTCGAAACCCTCTCGAGGCGCGGAATCGACGCGGCGTCGACGCTCGTCGTGAGCGAGGGGCCGCTCGACGCCGTCAGCGGCGCGCCCTTTGACGCGCTCAGGGAAGCCGCGGCGGAGCACGACGCGATCGTCGTGGGCGAGCACGCCCCGTCGCTCCAGTCGTTCCTGCTCGGCGAGAAACCCGAGCGGATCGCCGCCGAGTCTGTCGGCCCGGTTCTGGTGGTTCGCCCTCCCGCTCGAGACGCGTCGTCGGCGTCGCTATCGGATTCGTCGTGA
- a CDS encoding APC family permease yields the protein MDRDAPAVGEGTNIDDEAPRIEPTIETEAATKTDDAELERTLGLVGGLAIGIGTMIGAGIFVFPGLAAGRAGPAAAGSFAIGAVIALFVALPASELATAMPKSGGGYYFISRGLGTFAGTVVGLSLWLGLVFATAFYLVGFGYYAVDTLAELGIAVGNGLVIPLALLFGAGFTVLNVTGTENAAKLQNGIVALLLSILVCFLGFGGLDALGLVGEPAAPERFAPFGAFPVLTTSALVFTSYLGFAQIATVAGEMRDPGRNLPLSMVGSVLIVGTLYVVTIFVATSAFGSERLAELGETAMVEVGRHYLGSIGALAIVFGGLLATISSANASILSTSRAVYAVSRDALLPRRASRINLRYGTPHVALGLAGGPILVLVATGQVELLAEVASFLHLVMYGLICVALVSLRRDEPEWYDPAFRTPGYPVVPAVGAVASFGLIGFMQPASQITGVAVMAVTAGWYFYYARDVTLRGAL from the coding sequence ATGGATCGCGACGCGCCGGCGGTCGGCGAGGGAACCAACATCGACGACGAAGCGCCGCGTATCGAACCGACGATCGAAACCGAAGCGGCGACGAAGACCGACGACGCCGAACTCGAGCGGACGCTCGGACTCGTCGGCGGCCTCGCGATCGGTATCGGGACGATGATCGGTGCGGGTATCTTCGTCTTCCCCGGCTTGGCGGCGGGACGCGCGGGCCCCGCCGCGGCTGGCTCGTTCGCGATCGGGGCGGTGATCGCGCTCTTCGTGGCGCTGCCGGCGTCGGAACTCGCGACGGCGATGCCGAAAAGCGGCGGCGGCTACTACTTCATCTCGCGCGGACTCGGGACGTTCGCCGGGACCGTCGTCGGACTGTCGCTGTGGCTGGGGCTCGTGTTCGCGACGGCGTTCTACCTGGTCGGGTTCGGGTATTACGCCGTCGACACGCTCGCGGAGCTCGGAATCGCGGTCGGCAACGGACTGGTGATCCCGCTGGCGCTGCTGTTCGGCGCCGGGTTCACGGTGTTGAACGTCACGGGAACGGAGAACGCGGCGAAGCTCCAGAACGGAATCGTCGCGCTGTTGCTCTCGATTCTGGTGTGCTTTCTGGGCTTCGGCGGGCTCGACGCGCTCGGCCTCGTCGGCGAACCGGCCGCGCCCGAGCGGTTCGCCCCGTTCGGCGCGTTTCCCGTGTTGACGACGTCGGCTCTCGTGTTCACCTCCTATCTCGGCTTCGCACAGATCGCGACCGTCGCCGGCGAGATGAGAGACCCCGGCCGGAACCTGCCGCTTTCGATGGTCGGCTCCGTGCTCATCGTCGGGACCCTGTACGTGGTGACCATCTTCGTCGCGACGAGCGCGTTCGGAAGCGAACGCCTCGCCGAACTCGGCGAGACGGCGATGGTCGAAGTCGGGCGCCACTACCTCGGTTCGATCGGCGCGTTGGCGATCGTCTTCGGCGGCCTGCTCGCGACGATCTCGAGCGCCAACGCCTCGATCCTCAGCACGTCGCGGGCGGTCTACGCCGTCTCGAGGGACGCCTTGCTCCCGCGGCGGGCGAGTCGAATCAACCTCAGGTACGGGACGCCCCACGTCGCGCTCGGGTTGGCCGGCGGACCGATCCTCGTGTTGGTCGCCACCGGACAGGTGGAGCTGCTCGCGGAGGTCGCGTCCTTCCTGCACCTCGTCATGTACGGCCTGATCTGCGTCGCGCTCGTCTCGCTTCGCCGCGACGAGCCCGAGTGGTACGATCCCGCCTTCCGGACGCCCGGCTATCCGGTCGTCCCGGCGGTGGGGGCGGTCGCCAGCTTCGGGCTCATCGGATTCATGCAACCCGCTTCGCAGATCACCGGCGTCGCGGTGATGGCCGTGACCGCCGGCTGGTACTTCTATTACGCGCGCGACGTGACGCTACGGGGGGCGCTGTGA
- a CDS encoding A24 family peptidase has protein sequence MTLTDVATAPDLLRLVAVPVFAWVAVRDIETRRVSSAVWIPLSLLGAVLLVWDGWLAWTAGGTAWTYDFLLPTTVSLGFVVPIAYLFWWIGGIGGADAKALLVLALFFPVYPEYAVGSWTFPVTSMPVEAFAFTVLVNTVFIGLAAPIFLAVCNAVAGRFAGVMFIGWPVSWDAIPETHGRLLETPDGPSRGGLDLDALRMYLRWRGLTLADVREDPDRYRDPATLPVEPNPPTDGAVTAAVRGDGGATLEGESELETDSTTDGLEVSTDDPWGADAFLEDIEGSAYGTRPAELREGLEVLATEETVWISPGTPFLVPTFLGLLVALGYGNLFIGPLF, from the coding sequence GTGACTCTCACTGACGTCGCGACGGCCCCGGATCTCCTGCGGCTCGTCGCCGTTCCGGTCTTCGCCTGGGTCGCCGTCCGCGACATCGAGACCAGGCGCGTCTCGAGCGCCGTCTGGATCCCCCTCTCCCTGCTCGGCGCCGTCCTGCTCGTCTGGGACGGGTGGCTCGCCTGGACGGCCGGCGGGACCGCCTGGACCTACGACTTTCTCCTGCCGACGACGGTGAGCCTGGGGTTCGTCGTCCCCATCGCCTACCTGTTCTGGTGGATCGGCGGGATCGGCGGCGCGGACGCGAAGGCCTTGCTCGTGTTGGCCCTGTTCTTCCCGGTGTACCCGGAGTACGCGGTCGGCTCGTGGACGTTCCCGGTGACGTCCATGCCCGTCGAGGCGTTCGCCTTTACCGTCCTGGTCAACACCGTCTTCATCGGCCTCGCCGCCCCGATCTTCCTCGCCGTCTGCAACGCCGTCGCCGGCCGGTTCGCCGGCGTCATGTTCATCGGCTGGCCAGTCTCGTGGGACGCGATCCCCGAAACCCACGGCCGCCTCCTCGAGACGCCCGACGGCCCCTCCCGGGGCGGGCTCGACCTCGACGCCCTCCGGATGTACCTCCGCTGGCGCGGCCTGACGCTGGCCGACGTCCGCGAGGACCCCGACCGCTACCGCGATCCGGCGACCCTGCCCGTCGAGCCCAATCCCCCGACCGACGGCGCCGTCACCGCCGCGGTTCGCGGCGACGGCGGCGCGACGCTCGAGGGCGAGAGCGAACTCGAGACCGATTCCACCACCGACGGGCTCGAGGTATCGACCGACGACCCGTGGGGCGCCGACGCCTTCCTCGAGGACATCGAGGGCTCGGCCTACGGGACTCGGCCCGCCGAACTACGGGAGGGCCTCGAGGTGCTCGCGACCGAGGAGACGGTCTGGATCTCGCCGGGCACGCCGTTTCTCGTCCCGACGTTCCTCGGCCTGCTGGTCGCGCTGGGCTACGGCAACCTGTTCATCGGACCGCTGTTCTGA
- a CDS encoding universal stress protein gives MVSDVLVPMDGSEMSEYALEYAIDAFPNAEITVLHVVGEPSPMWGRATGLALADDIEEAAREHAETVFERAREIVTDADDDVVLRTEIEFGHPVRAIVGCADDYETVVIGSHGGTVADRIFVGNVAEKVFRRSPVPVVVVR, from the coding sequence ATGGTCTCAGACGTCCTCGTGCCGATGGACGGATCGGAGATGAGCGAATACGCGCTCGAGTACGCGATCGACGCGTTTCCGAACGCCGAGATAACCGTTCTCCACGTCGTCGGTGAGCCGTCTCCGATGTGGGGGCGAGCGACGGGTCTCGCGCTCGCCGACGATATCGAGGAGGCGGCCCGCGAGCACGCGGAGACGGTGTTCGAACGGGCACGCGAGATCGTCACCGACGCCGACGACGACGTCGTCCTCCGTACGGAGATCGAATTCGGCCACCCCGTCCGCGCGATCGTCGGTTGCGCCGACGACTACGAGACGGTCGTGATCGGCAGTCACGGCGGGACCGTCGCGGACCGCATCTTCGTCGGCAACGTCGCGGAGAAGGTGTTTCGACGATCACCGGTACCGGTGGTCGTCGTTCGGTGA
- a CDS encoding HIT family protein — protein sequence MSTIFSQIVEGEIPARVVYEDETTIAFLDANPLAPGHTLVIPKDEYERLNDVPDDVAEDLYATVHRLVPAVEESVDADASTVAFNNGEEAGQEVPHVHCHIVPRFDDDGAGPIHAMFGGQEDIDDDRLDEIADAIESRA from the coding sequence ATGAGTACGATCTTCAGCCAGATCGTCGAGGGGGAGATCCCCGCTCGAGTCGTGTACGAAGACGAGACGACGATCGCCTTCCTCGACGCCAATCCGCTGGCGCCGGGGCACACGCTGGTTATCCCGAAAGACGAGTACGAGCGGCTGAACGACGTCCCCGACGACGTCGCCGAGGACCTCTACGCGACGGTCCACCGGCTGGTGCCCGCCGTCGAGGAGAGCGTCGACGCCGACGCCTCGACGGTCGCGTTCAACAACGGCGAGGAAGCGGGTCAAGAAGTGCCCCACGTCCACTGTCACATCGTCCCGCGGTTCGACGACGACGGCGCCGGGCCGATCCACGCCATGTTCGGCGGCCAGGAAGACATCGACGACGACCGACTCGACGAGATCGCCGACGCGATCGAGTCTCGAGCCTGA
- a CDS encoding glycerophosphodiester phosphodiesterase, translated as MEIIGHRGCADQFPENTLLALREAARRLPAVEVDVRRCGSGELVVFHDETLERVTDADGRVAETPWTELRDLTVLESGESIPRLETVLRTVPDDVTLQLELKERGIASETLQLAMTVGADVRVTSFLPEALAEIETNYLDVPNGLLFGEEPEENLSRAVELDCTHVFPHYDLCVETDVVSAARDRGFDVIAWKAARTTDDVRALHEAGVDGVTADRWDVAPASLRASAESQRT; from the coding sequence ATGGAGATAATCGGCCATCGCGGCTGTGCGGATCAGTTTCCGGAGAACACCCTCCTCGCGCTCCGCGAAGCCGCTCGTCGGCTGCCGGCGGTCGAAGTCGACGTTCGGCGGTGCGGGTCGGGCGAACTGGTGGTATTTCACGACGAAACCCTCGAGCGCGTCACCGACGCGGACGGCCGCGTCGCGGAGACGCCGTGGACCGAACTCCGCGACCTGACCGTCCTCGAGTCGGGCGAATCGATTCCGCGCCTCGAGACGGTTCTGCGGACCGTCCCGGACGACGTCACCCTGCAACTCGAACTGAAAGAACGGGGGATCGCCTCGGAGACGTTGCAGTTGGCGATGACGGTCGGCGCCGACGTCCGCGTCACGTCGTTTCTCCCCGAGGCGCTGGCCGAGATCGAGACGAACTATCTGGACGTCCCGAACGGCTTGCTCTTCGGCGAGGAACCCGAGGAGAACCTCTCGCGCGCGGTCGAACTCGACTGTACGCACGTCTTCCCGCACTACGACCTCTGCGTCGAAACCGACGTCGTGTCCGCCGCCCGCGATCGCGGGTTCGACGTCATCGCGTGGAAGGCCGCACGGACGACCGACGACGTCCGCGCGCTACACGAGGCCGGCGTCGACGGCGTCACCGCGGATCGGTGGGACGTCGCGCCCGCTTCGCTCCGAGCGAGCGCCGAATCGCAGCGGACGTAG